A genomic region of Methanosarcina thermophila TM-1 contains the following coding sequences:
- a CDS encoding class I adenylate-forming enzyme family protein, which translates to MRIDAYISEYARKTPQNIALEEGTNSISYSCLDTDINAIASHLTDFNHCRFAILAESSMRYIKMLMAVYRSANIAIPLPIEFPRFSLEKLLDTAHINNILTTDTQYSRFGEGFFERFGTVIVLSRDTSVNILRKNIETERNNPELRLVLYTSGTTGTPKGVMLSDRNLVSNAESIIKVLRLTSSDKGALVISPHHAFGNSIINSHLASGGSVCVGNMNFIASVFNLIESDVSIFYGVPSTYRILLKYPDRFKRSFAKVRTAASAGGGMDKAIVKEMKELVPGLEILPMYGQTEATARLAYLPAEDVDEFVDTIGKAIPGVTLDVFDSDSNPADLNTTGELVATGDNIMLGYLDDEIATEKRIINGWLHTGDLAQKLPNGYIRLLGRKDDLIKIGDHRVNPREIEKNIEENTEVSRVFVVPVPHELMGTAISLLVIPAERTEIEKLFSFCRKNLPGYLCPREILFINHLPLSENGKISNRSIIEEYKHVKANM; encoded by the coding sequence ATGCGGATTGATGCGTATATCAGCGAGTACGCCAGAAAAACCCCTCAAAATATTGCTCTTGAAGAGGGCACAAATTCCATTTCCTATAGCTGCCTTGACACTGATATAAATGCTATTGCTTCACATTTGACAGATTTTAATCACTGTCGGTTTGCAATCCTGGCAGAGTCAAGCATGCGGTATATAAAGATGCTTATGGCAGTATACCGATCAGCTAACATTGCCATTCCTCTGCCAATAGAATTTCCCAGGTTCAGTCTTGAGAAGCTTCTTGACACAGCCCATATCAACAATATCCTCACAACCGATACCCAGTACTCAAGATTTGGAGAGGGATTTTTTGAGCGTTTTGGAACTGTAATAGTTCTTTCCAGGGATACTTCCGTAAACATTCTCCGCAAAAATATCGAGACTGAACGGAATAATCCTGAACTTCGGCTTGTTCTTTATACCTCAGGCACAACAGGTACTCCAAAAGGAGTCATGTTAAGTGACAGAAATCTTGTATCAAATGCAGAATCCATAATCAAGGTACTTCGGCTAACCTCCAGTGATAAAGGAGCGCTTGTAATATCCCCTCATCATGCTTTTGGGAATTCCATAATTAACTCCCACCTGGCGTCTGGGGGTTCGGTCTGTGTTGGGAATATGAATTTCATTGCTTCAGTTTTCAACCTTATAGAATCAGATGTCTCAATATTTTATGGAGTACCCAGCACTTACCGTATACTTCTCAAATATCCTGATAGATTCAAACGATCCTTTGCAAAGGTCAGAACTGCTGCATCGGCAGGTGGAGGAATGGATAAAGCTATTGTGAAAGAAATGAAGGAGTTAGTTCCTGGTCTTGAAATCCTTCCTATGTACGGCCAGACTGAAGCAACTGCTAGACTTGCCTACCTGCCAGCAGAAGACGTGGATGAGTTTGTTGACACTATAGGAAAAGCAATTCCGGGTGTTACACTGGATGTCTTTGACTCCGATTCCAATCCCGCAGACCTTAACACAACAGGAGAACTGGTTGCTACTGGGGATAATATTATGCTGGGTTATCTGGACGACGAGATCGCAACTGAAAAGAGAATTATAAACGGTTGGCTCCATACCGGCGACCTCGCACAGAAACTGCCCAATGGATATATCCGACTCCTCGGGCGCAAAGACGACCTTATAAAAATAGGTGATCATCGTGTTAATCCGAGAGAGATTGAGAAAAATATAGAAGAGAACACCGAAGTCTCCAGGGTTTTTGTTGTACCAGTGCCCCATGAACTTATGGGAACTGCAATCAGTCTCCTGGTCATACCTGCAGAAAGAACAGAAATCGAAAAGCTGTTTTCGTTCTGCCGGAAAAACCTGCCAGGTTACCTGTGCCCAAGAGAAATATTATTCATTAATCATCTACCCTTGAGCGAGAACGGGAAAATATCCAATCGATCCATTATAGAGGAGTACAAACATGTCAAAGCTAATATGTAA
- a CDS encoding adenine nucleotide alpha hydrolase family protein, translating into MSKLICKKCILDSDIPGIQINKESGLCHFCETYTPLTPQERTEYLTRIEKLFEQYVGAGNYDIIYALSGGKDSSYTLYKLKKDYPFLKVLAVQFNNGFTSEGAIRNAKKMCEITGCDYFQLTMKEEILLDTFRKAAESYDAFPRFAKYRASDICNVCISIIKQKLIEKAITEKAPFIVFAFTAGQSPNPIIPLSANFIQWSRNLFETQLQKIGIDDKDELFLLKKAVLANLGENVPSILHPLCLWDYNEDIILETLLEIGWEPPGINDSNSTNCTLNSFACYNHLKKYGFHPYTFDIAGLVRSGDMPREEGFEKITQELSQPLIMEAAKKLNSNLNRF; encoded by the coding sequence ATGTCAAAGCTAATATGTAAAAAGTGTATTCTTGATTCCGATATTCCAGGTATACAGATTAACAAGGAAAGTGGTCTCTGCCATTTCTGTGAGACATATACCCCTCTTACTCCTCAGGAAAGGACTGAGTACCTTACAAGAATTGAAAAGCTTTTTGAACAATACGTGGGGGCAGGAAACTACGATATAATTTATGCACTTTCTGGGGGCAAAGACTCCTCATACACCCTTTATAAACTTAAAAAAGATTACCCCTTTTTGAAAGTTCTGGCTGTTCAGTTCAATAATGGTTTTACTTCCGAGGGTGCAATTAGAAACGCAAAAAAGATGTGCGAGATTACAGGCTGCGATTATTTCCAGTTGACAATGAAAGAAGAAATTCTGCTGGATACATTCCGAAAAGCTGCTGAATCTTATGATGCCTTTCCGAGATTTGCCAAATATCGAGCCAGTGATATCTGTAACGTTTGCATCAGTATCATTAAGCAAAAACTGATTGAAAAAGCCATCACTGAGAAGGCTCCTTTTATTGTATTTGCTTTTACAGCCGGGCAGTCTCCTAATCCTATAATCCCTCTATCCGCTAATTTTATCCAGTGGTCAAGAAACCTGTTTGAAACCCAGCTCCAAAAAATAGGCATCGATGATAAGGATGAACTGTTCCTCCTGAAAAAAGCGGTTCTTGCAAATCTCGGTGAGAACGTTCCGAGTATCCTGCACCCTCTCTGCTTATGGGATTATAATGAAGATATAATACTTGAGACCCTGCTGGAAATCGGTTGGGAACCCCCAGGAATCAATGACAGCAACTCAACTAACTGTACCTTGAATTCCTTTGCCTGTTACAACCACCTGAAAAAATATGGATTCCATCCATACACCTTTGATATTGCAGGGCTTGTTCGAAGCGGGGATATGCCCAGGGAAGAAGGGTTTGAGAAAATTACTCAGGAACTGTCTCAACCCCTGATAATGGAGGCTGCAAAGAAGCTAAATTCCAATTTAAATCGATTTTAA
- a CDS encoding glycosyltransferase family 2 protein — protein MSSELCMDNSTQSMIKNEEQIFTAIKAPQNLTVILPAYNEEVSIGSIVLLSKLYADSVIVVDDGSSDRTAEIARKAGAEVIIHEVNRGKGGALKTGFTAAASLGADIIVTMDSDGQHNPADIPKLVDPIIRGEADIVNGSRYINGLDRNTPAYRRFGQKILDRFTNLNSGLKITDSLSGFRAFAASTKDAFRFTAEGMAIESEMLADAGKAGFRTKEVEIGARYDVECSTLNPIKHGFEVFAKILRAIELEKPLFCFTVPGTLLVIAGLCTGAYFLHVFISGGNLYFGPTILMVLLTVVGSFLALIGILLHSMSTIIRDIKGV, from the coding sequence ATGAGCAGTGAGCTTTGTATGGATAATAGCACTCAGAGCATGATTAAAAATGAAGAACAAATATTCACTGCGATTAAGGCTCCTCAAAATCTAACCGTGATTCTTCCTGCTTACAATGAAGAAGTATCCATTGGAAGCATAGTCCTGCTTTCCAAATTGTATGCAGATAGTGTCATCGTTGTTGATGATGGCAGTTCTGACCGCACAGCTGAAATAGCTAGAAAAGCCGGAGCTGAAGTGATAATCCATGAAGTTAACCGTGGAAAAGGCGGAGCCCTAAAAACCGGCTTTACAGCAGCAGCCTCTCTAGGTGCTGATATAATTGTGACAATGGACTCCGATGGTCAGCATAACCCTGCTGACATTCCGAAGTTAGTTGATCCTATTATCAGAGGCGAGGCTGATATTGTCAATGGTAGCCGTTATATAAATGGTCTGGATAGAAATACTCCTGCATACCGCCGTTTTGGACAAAAAATTCTTGACAGGTTCACCAACCTAAACTCAGGCCTCAAAATTACTGATTCTCTGAGCGGTTTTCGCGCATTTGCAGCTTCTACAAAAGACGCTTTTCGCTTCACTGCCGAGGGTATGGCAATAGAAAGCGAAATGCTCGCAGATGCAGGAAAGGCGGGTTTTAGAACTAAAGAAGTAGAAATTGGTGCCCGTTATGATGTTGAGTGCTCAACTTTAAACCCGATTAAACATGGATTTGAGGTTTTTGCAAAGATTTTAAGGGCTATAGAGCTTGAGAAGCCCCTTTTCTGCTTCACAGTGCCTGGTACGTTACTTGTAATAGCCGGTCTCTGTACAGGAGCTTATTTTCTGCATGTCTTTATCTCAGGAGGAAACCTGTATTTCGGACCTACAATACTTATGGTTCTCCTTACTGTTGTAGGGAGCTTTTTGGCACTGATTGGTATACTATTGCATTCAATGTCCACAATCATTAGGGATATCAAAGGAGTTTAA
- a CDS encoding glycosyltransferase codes for MDNVPKVSVVVCSYSHERYSDTIETIESLVKQSYQNIEIILVVDRNLDLFKDFNESDYLKSLDNLIIGFSNLPGLSNARNKGVELSSGSIIAFIDDDAIADTDWISNLAVFYKDPKVVSVGGPMKPLWISGEAKWIPEEFYWTMGCSYKSQKDTIHCVRSNFGSNMSFRSMVFSKVGLFNDKYGLINNNMRTGEETEFGIRILNTLNNSKIIYNPDAIVYHKIFEFRKSFAFLVRRCFGYGCAISNIGSQKKLVDNQLQSTETNFLSYLIKFSFPERLKNIIHLKSVYTNTANIVALFTFCMVVFVGFVSGEFIQLINSFSKVVLHFNESSHNYFGKEKTD; via the coding sequence ATGGATAATGTTCCCAAAGTGTCTGTTGTTGTTTGCTCATATTCTCATGAGAGATATTCGGATACTATCGAGACGATAGAGTCGTTAGTCAAGCAATCTTATCAAAATATTGAAATTATTTTAGTGGTCGATAGAAATCTAGATTTATTTAAAGATTTCAATGAATCCGATTATCTAAAGTCATTAGATAATCTGATAATAGGTTTTTCAAATTTGCCTGGTTTATCGAATGCTCGAAATAAAGGAGTTGAACTCTCATCTGGGAGTATTATCGCATTTATTGATGATGATGCTATCGCAGATACAGACTGGATTTCCAATTTAGCAGTTTTTTATAAGGATCCAAAGGTTGTTAGCGTGGGAGGCCCTATGAAACCATTATGGATATCGGGTGAAGCTAAATGGATTCCAGAAGAGTTTTACTGGACAATGGGTTGTTCGTATAAAAGTCAAAAAGATACGATCCATTGTGTAAGGAGTAATTTCGGTTCTAATATGTCGTTTAGAAGTATGGTATTTAGTAAAGTTGGTCTTTTTAATGATAAATACGGTCTGATAAATAACAATATGAGAACTGGGGAAGAGACCGAATTTGGTATTAGAATTTTGAATACACTAAATAATTCAAAGATAATATATAATCCAGATGCGATTGTTTACCACAAAATATTTGAATTCCGCAAATCTTTTGCGTTCTTAGTGAGGCGGTGCTTTGGGTACGGTTGTGCGATATCAAATATAGGTAGTCAGAAAAAATTAGTAGATAATCAATTACAGTCGACGGAGACAAATTTTTTAAGTTATCTGATAAAATTTTCTTTCCCTGAAAGATTGAAAAATATTATTCATCTGAAAAGCGTCTATACTAACACCGCAAATATTGTTGCACTCTTTACTTTTTGTATGGTTGTTTTTGTAGGTTTTGTCAGCGGTGAATTCATTCAATTGATTAACTCATTTTCAAAAGTTGTTTTACATTTTAATGAAAGTTCGCATAATTATTTTGGCAAAGAGAAAACTGATTAA
- a CDS encoding oligosaccharide flippase family protein → MSEGVTHFFKNLSYVGFGTFIGTAFLFTFNVLVGRLLGPLEYGKFSLVQSISMFLYVPMLMGYHNAMVKYNAEEEKYDRQKNVISTTYILVLIFTTISVIIYLFIPQKILEYFSVSNEIFDLCILFSVLYAVYMLLTATVNGLHKMKAFAMITPIYSTILLFTFLSIAYIKPLSYKLAIFSMLFSYLITSCLILIYIRKYLTYEFDRKWAHTLTNFAIYSIIGSMTFVLYPNINQILINMYMSTENLGLYNAYSFASVNIASLIFNIFNGVFFPVASKCKDKTVILKRINRIAPYLIIFGTIFIIIVEFIILNIYGSKYTIKIPLLFSFAILSILIVYYGTYNWTFSSEGLDGVKLVNKTSILIAIINVILAMFFIPYLGLIGATISTSIALVIGVYFLLSKGKYFKYDKI, encoded by the coding sequence ATGAGTGAAGGAGTTACTCATTTCTTCAAAAATTTATCATATGTGGGATTTGGAACATTCATTGGAACTGCCTTTTTATTTACTTTCAATGTGCTCGTCGGCAGGCTACTTGGACCTCTAGAGTACGGAAAATTCAGTCTAGTCCAATCAATTTCAATGTTTTTGTATGTTCCTATGCTTATGGGGTATCATAATGCAATGGTAAAATATAATGCTGAAGAAGAAAAATATGACAGACAGAAAAATGTAATCTCAACGACCTATATTTTAGTGCTTATTTTTACAACAATATCAGTAATTATATATTTATTTATTCCACAAAAAATATTAGAATACTTCTCTGTATCTAATGAAATATTTGATTTATGTATTCTTTTTTCTGTATTATATGCAGTTTATATGCTCCTAACAGCCACAGTTAATGGATTACATAAAATGAAAGCATTTGCAATGATTACTCCAATATATAGCACTATATTATTATTTACTTTTTTAAGCATTGCTTATATAAAGCCCCTTTCATATAAATTAGCTATATTTTCAATGCTTTTTTCATATCTAATAACATCTTGTTTAATACTAATTTATATTCGTAAATACCTTACATATGAGTTTGATAGAAAATGGGCGCATACGTTGACAAATTTTGCAATATACTCAATAATAGGAAGCATGACTTTCGTATTATACCCTAATATAAATCAAATACTAATAAACATGTATATGAGTACTGAAAATTTAGGGCTCTATAATGCTTACAGTTTCGCCTCAGTAAATATTGCGTCGTTAATTTTTAATATTTTCAATGGAGTATTCTTCCCGGTTGCATCAAAATGTAAAGATAAGACTGTTATTCTAAAAAGAATCAATAGAATTGCACCTTATTTAATTATATTCGGAACTATTTTTATAATTATTGTCGAATTTATTATTTTAAATATTTATGGTAGTAAATATACAATAAAAATCCCATTATTGTTTTCATTTGCAATTCTCAGTATTTTAATTGTTTACTATGGAACTTATAACTGGACTTTCTCTTCAGAAGGATTGGATGGTGTTAAATTAGTTAATAAAACTTCAATACTTATAGCTATTATCAATGTAATTTTGGCTATGTTTTTTATACCTTATCTAGGATTAATCGGAGCCACAATATCAACTTCTATTGCACTGGTTATAGGAGTATATTTCTTATTAAGTAAAGGAAAATATTTCAAATATGATAAAATTTAG
- a CDS encoding glycosyltransferase family 4 protein produces MNLIYFYPKEDNAPANLARELYLAIKIKKDLNLCISPYPCSDLYPMDSYSLKDLFFGSNEFVGVHMTTSPFFAPTKRFLLHLIAVLKRIPIILNYHGDIRIETMNQLKNKSWVNFLKYIPSYLFVSRFLKNAEKVIVNSYNMKSLVERKYNVSNVYVIPNAINDFWFSESKSKIHLEGCPSIFYHGRLSYEKGVDLLIKGLAKSKRSDVILYISGIGDQLDYLKSIAAEEGISDNVKFLGKITNDELKMYLSSVDLAIYPSRYEPFSLAILEAFATLNGIVFYSNKAGINDFVNNMNFELKSFEPTVDEIANIIRSHYSAEEVDHIVSMQKKFAKFFTWDSVSAQYIQVYNELKKNK; encoded by the coding sequence ATGAATTTAATATATTTTTATCCCAAAGAAGACAATGCACCTGCAAATTTAGCACGTGAGTTGTACTTAGCCATTAAAATTAAAAAAGATTTAAATTTATGTATCAGTCCTTATCCTTGCAGTGATCTGTATCCTATGGATTCATACAGCTTAAAAGATTTATTTTTTGGTTCTAACGAATTTGTTGGGGTTCATATGACTACAAGTCCTTTTTTTGCTCCAACAAAACGATTTTTATTGCATCTAATAGCTGTATTAAAAAGAATACCTATTATTTTAAATTATCATGGTGATATTCGAATTGAAACCATGAATCAGCTTAAAAATAAAAGCTGGGTCAACTTCCTTAAATATATTCCAAGCTATCTTTTTGTTTCCCGATTCCTGAAAAATGCAGAAAAAGTAATTGTAAACTCATACAATATGAAATCTCTTGTTGAGAGGAAATATAATGTATCAAATGTTTATGTTATACCAAACGCGATAAATGATTTCTGGTTTTCTGAAAGCAAATCAAAAATTCACTTGGAAGGTTGTCCTTCAATTTTCTATCATGGCAGACTTTCTTATGAAAAAGGGGTTGATCTTCTTATTAAAGGTCTTGCAAAGAGCAAGAGATCAGATGTGATTTTATATATTTCAGGCATTGGTGATCAATTAGATTATTTGAAGTCTATTGCTGCAGAAGAAGGAATTAGTGATAACGTAAAGTTTTTAGGTAAAATTACAAACGATGAACTGAAGATGTATCTATCAAGTGTTGATCTGGCAATATATCCTTCTAGATACGAACCTTTTTCCCTTGCTATTTTAGAGGCTTTTGCTACACTAAACGGTATTGTATTCTATTCTAATAAGGCAGGGATAAATGACTTTGTAAATAATATGAATTTTGAGCTGAAATCTTTTGAACCCACTGTTGACGAAATTGCGAATATTATTCGGAGTCACTATTCTGCCGAAGAAGTGGATCACATTGTATCAATGCAAAAGAAATTTGCAAAATTTTTTACATGGGATTCAGTTTCTGCTCAATATATTCAAGTTTACAATGAATTGAAAAAAAATAAGTAA
- a CDS encoding class I SAM-dependent methyltransferase yields the protein MNIHRNLISLAEKTIANFSVPKSIKKNFTEINNDKALELKECLRYNLYRDVETSFLESEEGKRDMENQLIKRLDYDRHSVIPWLDSAKPIKNARILEIGCGTGSSTVALAEQGANVVGVDVDADSLAVAKKRCELHGVNAQFIECNATEIASKLSGSDFDFIIFFASLEHMTIQERLISIKKHGKC from the coding sequence ATGAATATACATAGAAACCTCATATCCTTAGCAGAGAAAACAATTGCTAATTTTTCGGTTCCAAAAAGCATAAAAAAAAACTTTACTGAGATTAATAATGATAAAGCTCTGGAACTTAAAGAATGTTTAAGGTATAACCTCTACCGAGATGTGGAAACCAGTTTTCTCGAATCGGAAGAAGGAAAGAGGGACATGGAGAACCAGCTCATTAAGAGGCTTGATTATGATCGACACTCAGTAATTCCCTGGCTTGATAGTGCAAAACCCATAAAAAACGCTCGAATTCTCGAAATAGGATGTGGTACGGGTTCTTCTACCGTAGCGTTAGCTGAGCAAGGTGCAAATGTTGTGGGAGTCGATGTAGACGCCGATTCTTTGGCCGTTGCGAAAAAACGCTGTGAACTACATGGTGTAAACGCACAGTTTATTGAGTGCAATGCAACCGAAATTGCAAGCAAACTCTCTGGTAGCGATTTTGATTTTATAATATTTTTCGCCAGCTTGGAACATATGACCATACAGGAAAGGCTGATCTCCATAAAAAAACATGGGAAATGTTAA
- a CDS encoding transposase, with the protein MKFRLYSKRTGKLRRSFLKASISVDTIKKVIIGWKISQKTYHGIKHVSTLIKKSNRSRKSQCYVMDNGYDSEEIHTLIRNEIKADSIVPLRERKRMRINGKYRKQ; encoded by the coding sequence TTGAAATTTCGGCTTTATTCTAAAAGAACAGGGAAGCTCCGCCGGAGCTTCCTGAAAGCTTCAATATCAGTAGACACAATAAAAAAGGTAATAATAGGATGGAAAATTAGCCAAAAAACATATCATGGGATTAAGCATGTAAGTACTTTGATAAAGAAATCAAATAGGTCAAGAAAGTCTCAATGTTATGTGATGGATAATGGATATGATTCCGAAGAAATTCATACTCTAATAAGAAATGAGATAAAAGCAGATTCAATAGTACCTTTAAGAGAAAGAAAAAGAATGAGAATAAACGGAAAATATAGAAAGCAGTAA
- a CDS encoding GAF domain-containing protein, translating into MEVEKFVSQCPYPMLRIGKDGKVIYSNRAAELFLHEWGIKIGEKVPSSIGNTVKRVIFRVNPETIEMKFRKKVYLVSFHPLEGEDQVNAYGFDITSQKKLKEKLRIKERQSDALHKIGRMALRRESLQAFMDESVKLVARTLGVEYSKIMELCPDGNFLLRASEGWEPEFVGKVIVSGSKEYQAGYTIYSKVAVIVRDFKKEKRFSASPFLKEHDIASGISVTIGKIEKPFGVLSVHSKRPKRFTADDTFFLNSVAVLISEVIERRHAEEELRQYKEQLEELVKQRTSELIRINERLTEEIAGRKQVEKALQNNVYFLETFLDAIPSPVFYRNLEGIYQGCNERFAQEMLGLPKEKVIGHSMFEPTFRTIFSHIIFFVFFSHQSQYFNGFLIQI; encoded by the coding sequence ATGGAAGTGGAAAAGTTTGTTTCTCAGTGTCCTTATCCCATGCTGAGGATAGGAAAGGATGGAAAGGTTATCTATTCGAATCGGGCAGCAGAGCTCTTCCTTCACGAATGGGGCATAAAAATAGGAGAGAAAGTCCCCTCATCTATTGGAAATACCGTAAAGAGAGTAATTTTCCGAGTAAATCCTGAGACAATAGAAATGAAATTTAGAAAAAAGGTTTACCTTGTCTCATTTCACCCACTTGAAGGGGAAGATCAGGTTAACGCTTACGGATTTGATATAACCAGCCAAAAAAAACTGAAAGAAAAACTTCGGATCAAAGAGCGGCAGAGCGATGCACTCCATAAAATAGGAAGGATGGCTCTCAGGCGCGAAAGCCTGCAGGCTTTTATGGATGAAAGTGTAAAACTGGTTGCAAGGACTCTTGGTGTCGAATACAGTAAAATTATGGAACTTTGTCCTGATGGAAATTTTCTGCTCAGAGCAAGTGAAGGTTGGGAGCCAGAATTTGTAGGAAAGGTTATCGTCAGCGGGAGTAAAGAATACCAGGCAGGGTACACTATATACTCAAAAGTTGCGGTAATTGTAAGAGATTTTAAAAAGGAAAAACGTTTTAGCGCTTCACCTTTTCTGAAAGAGCATGATATAGCCAGCGGGATAAGTGTCACTATAGGAAAGATAGAGAAGCCTTTTGGAGTATTGAGTGTCCACTCAAAGAGACCAAAAAGATTTACTGCGGATGATACGTTTTTCCTCAACTCGGTCGCTGTTCTAATTTCTGAAGTAATCGAACGCAGGCATGCTGAAGAAGAACTCCGCCAGTACAAGGAACAGCTTGAAGAACTGGTTAAACAGAGAACCTCAGAACTTATAAGAATAAACGAGAGGCTTACCGAGGAAATCGCAGGACGCAAGCAGGTTGAGAAAGCCCTTCAGAATAATGTGTATTTTTTGGAAACTTTCCTTGATGCCATCCCCTCGCCAGTCTTTTACAGGAATCTGGAGGGAATCTACCAGGGATGCAACGAAAGATTTGCCCAAGAAATGCTTGGTCTTCCAAAAGAAAAGGTAATAGGGCATTCAATGTTTGAGCCCACTTTCCGCACTATTTTTTCA